A stretch of Thermomicrobium roseum DSM 5159 DNA encodes these proteins:
- a CDS encoding M16 family metallopeptidase, with translation MHDDGAFIATRLTNGLEVLLQPLRHAPVVSCWIWYRVGSRNEQPGLTGISHWVEHMLFKGTPRFPPGTIFRQVNRWGGTLNGFTWLDYTAYFETLPTPGWQLALDIEADRMVAAAFDPGEVERERTVILAERAGSENQPSTYLREEVLAASFRAHPYGHPVIGYREDLQTITRDDLYQHYRTYYQPNNAILVIVGDIDPDTALVAVERRFAGLPAGTVPPPVRAREPDQWGERRVTVRRPAPTAQLLMAWRVPAATHPDIPALLVLDAILSGGKPVAFGGGGMGRSARLYRALVAPGLCTAAASSMSLTLDPFVFTVSATLTPLAEPARVETIIEETIARLREDAVGQDELARAKRQLTVQFAAANESAQSRAALLGSLAVVAPDRSPERLLAELQAVEPDDVVRVANTYLRPERRTVGWLEPVASDEERVGVTGEPLETPAPRYWFTGGASSPSEPVLLPRVHLVPVTGRLANGAQFAGQAIPASGLAVVNIRIPAGAARDGTLPGIASVTGQLLMRGTLARDEAALNEELDRLGATVSVNVGRDSVDIGLTCLVEVLEQALPLLVEVIVSPAFLPEQLHRVRQQALTALRQAQQSTRAQADALLRALLYPAGHPYHHRILGTEESLESLTVKAVRAFHETYYRPAGAVITVAGGLEPEIVSEWLGRALASWQGTAPPLEIPDVVPADRGARRTETLPGKQQADLALGILTIPRRHPDYEALRLANVVLGRLGLMGRIGARVRERSGLAYYAASALETGLGTGFWTAYAGVAPVHVERVIGQIVEEVEQFRREGPTPQELADAKTALAGTVVLGLSTAAGLAGALADSLFYELGLDYLERLPERLAAIDEAMVRAVAVRYLDPTRLQVTIVGPAADGPLSPPTPQP, from the coding sequence ATGCACGATGATGGCGCATTCATCGCGACACGCTTGACGAATGGCCTCGAGGTTCTCCTACAGCCACTCCGGCATGCACCGGTCGTCTCCTGTTGGATTTGGTACCGGGTAGGAAGTCGGAACGAGCAACCAGGTCTCACGGGGATTTCCCACTGGGTCGAGCACATGCTCTTCAAGGGAACACCGCGTTTCCCGCCCGGTACGATCTTCCGTCAGGTCAATCGCTGGGGTGGCACCCTCAACGGTTTCACCTGGCTGGACTACACCGCTTATTTCGAGACGCTGCCCACGCCCGGCTGGCAACTCGCGCTGGACATCGAGGCCGATCGCATGGTAGCGGCCGCGTTCGACCCCGGGGAAGTGGAGCGGGAGCGTACCGTCATCCTCGCCGAGCGCGCCGGCAGCGAGAACCAGCCCAGCACGTACCTCCGCGAAGAAGTCCTGGCGGCTTCCTTTCGGGCCCATCCGTATGGGCATCCGGTGATCGGCTATCGAGAGGACCTGCAGACCATCACGCGCGACGACTTGTACCAGCACTACCGCACCTATTACCAACCGAACAACGCCATTCTGGTGATCGTGGGGGATATCGATCCAGACACCGCCCTGGTCGCGGTGGAACGACGCTTTGCGGGGCTTCCTGCCGGTACAGTACCCCCGCCAGTGCGGGCGCGAGAGCCGGACCAATGGGGAGAACGACGCGTGACTGTCCGGCGACCAGCCCCGACTGCCCAGCTGCTCATGGCCTGGCGCGTGCCCGCAGCGACCCACCCGGATATTCCCGCACTGCTCGTTCTCGACGCGATTCTCTCCGGGGGAAAACCGGTCGCCTTCGGTGGCGGCGGAATGGGCCGCAGCGCGCGCCTCTACCGTGCACTGGTCGCTCCCGGACTTTGCACTGCAGCAGCCTCGAGCATGTCGCTCACCCTCGACCCGTTCGTCTTCACGGTATCCGCGACGCTCACGCCACTCGCTGAACCAGCTCGAGTGGAGACGATCATCGAGGAAACGATCGCGCGTCTCCGCGAGGATGCCGTCGGCCAGGACGAGCTGGCGCGTGCGAAGCGCCAGCTAACGGTGCAGTTCGCCGCCGCGAACGAAAGTGCGCAGAGCCGCGCGGCTCTGCTCGGCTCGCTCGCCGTTGTCGCGCCGGATCGATCACCGGAACGCCTGTTGGCCGAGCTCCAGGCAGTGGAACCGGACGACGTGGTGCGGGTCGCGAACACCTATCTCCGACCGGAACGACGGACGGTCGGCTGGTTAGAACCGGTAGCGAGCGACGAGGAGCGCGTCGGGGTAACCGGTGAACCGCTCGAGACGCCGGCGCCCCGCTATTGGTTCACCGGTGGTGCATCGTCACCATCGGAACCGGTCCTTTTGCCGCGGGTTCATCTCGTGCCAGTGACCGGCCGGTTGGCGAACGGGGCGCAGTTCGCCGGTCAGGCGATTCCAGCGAGCGGGCTCGCAGTGGTGAACATTCGCATCCCAGCTGGTGCGGCGCGGGACGGAACATTGCCTGGCATCGCTTCGGTCACGGGCCAGCTGCTCATGCGTGGAACACTGGCTCGCGACGAAGCTGCACTCAACGAGGAGCTGGACCGGCTGGGAGCGACTGTCAGCGTGAACGTCGGTCGCGATAGCGTGGATATCGGCCTGACCTGCCTCGTGGAAGTTCTGGAGCAGGCGCTACCGCTGTTGGTCGAGGTCATCGTGTCTCCCGCCTTCCTGCCCGAGCAGCTGCACCGGGTACGGCAGCAAGCGCTCACTGCACTGCGCCAGGCGCAGCAAAGCACGCGTGCCCAGGCCGATGCCTTGTTGCGGGCACTGCTCTATCCAGCCGGTCACCCGTATCATCATCGCATTCTCGGTACCGAGGAGAGTTTGGAGTCGCTCACCGTCAAGGCAGTGCGAGCGTTCCACGAGACCTACTATCGACCCGCGGGAGCAGTCATCACGGTGGCCGGTGGTCTGGAACCCGAGATCGTCAGCGAGTGGCTGGGGCGAGCATTGGCCTCCTGGCAGGGAACCGCTCCGCCGCTCGAGATTCCGGACGTCGTCCCCGCTGACCGCGGCGCACGCCGGACGGAGACACTGCCCGGAAAGCAACAGGCCGATCTCGCACTGGGAATCCTGACCATACCACGCCGACACCCGGACTACGAGGCATTACGCCTCGCCAACGTCGTACTGGGGCGGCTGGGTCTCATGGGGCGCATCGGTGCACGGGTCCGTGAACGGTCCGGGCTGGCCTATTACGCGGCAAGTGCGTTGGAGACGGGGCTGGGGACGGGTTTCTGGACCGCGTACGCGGGAGTGGCACCCGTGCACGTCGAGCGGGTGATCGGGCAGATTGTGGAAGAGGTCGAGCAGTTCCGTCGCGAAGGTCCGACTCCGCAGGAACTGGCCGACGCCAAGACCGCGCTCGCTGGGACAGTCGTGCTCGGACTCTCCACCGCGGCTGGTCTAGCGGGAGCACTGGCGGACTCGCTCTTTTACGAACTCGGTCTGGATTACCTCGAGCGACTCCCTGAGCGCTTGGCAGCGATCGACGAGGCTATGGTCCGTGCAGTGGCTGTCCGCTACCTCGATCCAACACGTCTGCAGGTCACGATCGTCGGTCCCGCGGCAGACGGGCCACTCAGCCCGCCGACACCGCAGCCTTGA
- the acnA gene encoding aconitate hydratase AcnA produces MVTQGIDPFGARATLDTPEGRVRYFRLATVADQLAIDLDQLPYTVKVLLENVLRYAGAEPFTEDDVRLVAAWRPGTKPAKEFPFLPTRVLLQDFTGVPAVVDLAAMRTAVARLGGDPSRINPLVPVDLVIDHSVQVDVFGTTVAFQRNVEKEYERNRERYALLRWAQQAFRNFRVVPPGTGIVHQVNLEYLASVVAVRQSDREAVAFPDTLVGTDSHTTMINALGVLGWGVGGIEAEAVLLGQPIYLLLPEVVGLRLINEPPGGVTATDLVLTITQLLRQVGVVGKFVEVFGPGLRHLSLPDRATISNMAPEMGATAVMFPIDDETLGYLRLTGRSEGHVRLVEAYAKEQGLFRTPESPDPLFDQVVELDLSTLEPSLAGPRRPQDRVRLSELPASLRAAFPEQFPSPQAEQERFDWEGGSVNEAQEPSEPVVPVGQRRKVVDVHLDGRHVELTHGSVVIAAITSCTNTSNPEVMLGAGILAKKAVERGLDTHPAVKTSLAPGSGVVTAYLERAGLMPYLEALRFHLVGYGCTTCIGNSGPLPEPIAKAVQEHELVVAAVLSGNRNFEGRIHPQVRAAYLASPPLVVAFAIAGRVDIDLTSEPIGYDPNGEPVYLREIWPTPEEIREAMEKAIGPELFIERYREVFTGDEHWRSLPVPTGDLYQWDPDSTYIQEPPFFKDLALEPPPLRDIERARVLAWLGDSVTTDHISPAGSIPVNSPAGQYLIARGVQPKDFNSYGARRGNHEVMVRGTFANIRLRNRLAQGREGGWTTHFPSGELVTIYEAALRYQMAGVPLIVIAGKEYGSGSSRDWAAKGPMLLGVRAVLAESFERIHRSNLVGMGVLPLQFLPGQNAEALGLDGSERYTIAGISDGLVPRELVTVRAEREDGRVIEFQAIARLDTDMEIEYYRHGGILTFVLRRLLRGEA; encoded by the coding sequence ATGGTTACGCAGGGGATCGATCCGTTCGGCGCACGCGCGACGCTGGATACGCCTGAGGGTCGGGTCAGGTATTTCCGCCTCGCCACGGTCGCAGACCAGTTGGCGATCGACTTGGATCAGCTGCCGTACACCGTCAAGGTTCTGCTGGAGAATGTCCTCCGCTACGCGGGAGCGGAGCCTTTTACCGAGGACGATGTTCGGCTGGTCGCGGCCTGGCGACCGGGCACGAAGCCTGCAAAGGAGTTTCCGTTCTTGCCCACGCGCGTCCTCTTGCAGGACTTCACGGGCGTACCGGCCGTCGTCGACCTGGCAGCGATGCGCACAGCAGTCGCACGCCTTGGCGGTGATCCCTCGCGCATCAACCCGCTGGTTCCGGTCGATCTGGTCATCGATCATTCGGTTCAAGTAGACGTCTTTGGCACGACCGTTGCCTTCCAGCGCAATGTCGAGAAGGAATACGAACGGAACCGCGAGCGGTATGCGCTCCTGCGCTGGGCGCAACAAGCGTTCCGCAATTTCCGCGTCGTGCCCCCTGGTACCGGGATCGTGCATCAGGTCAATTTGGAATATCTCGCGTCGGTCGTAGCGGTACGGCAGAGCGATCGAGAAGCTGTTGCTTTCCCGGACACACTGGTGGGCACCGATTCTCACACCACGATGATCAACGCGCTAGGTGTTCTGGGTTGGGGAGTCGGTGGCATCGAGGCGGAGGCCGTCCTGCTCGGCCAGCCGATCTATCTGCTTTTGCCGGAAGTCGTCGGCCTGCGGCTGATCAACGAGCCGCCAGGAGGCGTGACCGCGACCGATCTCGTTCTCACGATCACCCAACTCTTGCGGCAGGTTGGCGTGGTCGGGAAGTTCGTCGAGGTCTTCGGTCCTGGTCTCCGCCATCTCAGCTTGCCCGATCGGGCGACGATTTCCAATATGGCACCCGAGATGGGCGCGACGGCCGTGATGTTCCCGATCGACGACGAGACGCTCGGGTATCTGCGACTCACCGGACGGAGCGAGGGACACGTCCGACTGGTGGAAGCCTACGCCAAGGAGCAGGGGCTCTTTCGCACGCCGGAGAGTCCGGACCCGCTGTTCGACCAGGTCGTCGAACTCGATCTCTCGACCCTGGAGCCGAGCTTGGCGGGACCGCGACGGCCACAGGACCGGGTGCGGCTGTCCGAGCTCCCCGCGTCGCTCCGAGCCGCATTCCCAGAGCAATTCCCATCACCACAGGCCGAGCAGGAACGCTTCGATTGGGAAGGCGGCTCAGTGAACGAGGCGCAAGAGCCGAGCGAGCCAGTGGTGCCGGTCGGACAGCGCCGCAAAGTGGTCGATGTGCACTTGGATGGCCGGCATGTCGAACTGACACACGGCTCGGTGGTCATCGCCGCGATCACGAGCTGCACCAATACCTCCAATCCCGAGGTGATGCTCGGCGCTGGCATATTGGCCAAAAAGGCGGTCGAACGGGGGCTGGATACTCATCCTGCTGTCAAGACGAGCCTGGCGCCTGGCTCGGGCGTCGTGACGGCGTATCTCGAGCGTGCCGGACTGATGCCCTATCTGGAGGCGCTGCGCTTCCATCTGGTGGGGTACGGGTGCACGACGTGCATCGGCAACAGTGGACCCCTCCCCGAGCCGATCGCCAAAGCTGTGCAAGAGCACGAACTCGTCGTGGCAGCCGTTTTGAGCGGCAACCGCAACTTCGAGGGGCGGATCCATCCGCAAGTGCGCGCCGCCTACCTTGCTTCCCCGCCGCTGGTCGTCGCTTTTGCGATCGCCGGCCGAGTGGACATCGACTTGACGAGCGAGCCGATCGGGTATGACCCGAATGGCGAGCCGGTTTATCTGCGCGAGATCTGGCCGACGCCGGAGGAGATCCGCGAGGCGATGGAGAAGGCGATCGGCCCAGAACTGTTCATCGAACGCTACCGCGAAGTCTTCACTGGGGACGAGCACTGGCGCTCGTTACCAGTCCCGACCGGTGACCTCTATCAGTGGGATCCTGACTCGACCTACATCCAAGAGCCGCCGTTCTTCAAGGATCTCGCGCTCGAGCCGCCTCCGCTCCGTGACATCGAGCGGGCGCGCGTTCTGGCCTGGTTGGGTGATTCGGTCACGACCGACCACATCTCCCCAGCGGGCTCGATCCCCGTGAACAGCCCGGCCGGGCAGTATCTGATCGCGCGAGGAGTTCAGCCCAAGGACTTCAACAGCTATGGCGCGCGGCGGGGTAACCACGAGGTGATGGTGCGTGGCACCTTCGCCAATATCCGCTTGCGCAATCGGCTCGCTCAGGGGCGGGAAGGTGGCTGGACGACGCATTTCCCGAGCGGTGAGCTGGTGACGATCTACGAAGCTGCTCTTCGCTACCAGATGGCGGGCGTTCCGCTCATCGTGATCGCCGGGAAAGAGTACGGTAGCGGGAGTTCGCGCGACTGGGCAGCCAAGGGCCCGATGCTGCTCGGGGTGCGAGCCGTCCTCGCCGAGAGTTTCGAGCGGATCCACCGCAGCAACCTCGTCGGTATGGGTGTCCTACCGCTCCAGTTCCTGCCTGGCCAGAACGCCGAGGCGCTCGGACTGGACGGCAGCGAGCGCTACACCATCGCTGGAATCAGCGATGGCCTGGTGCCACGCGAGTTGGTGACGGTACGCGCGGAGCGCGAGGACGGGCGGGTCATCGAGTTCCAGGCGATCGCCCGGCTCGACACCGACATGGAGATCGAGTACTACCGGCACGGCGGTATCCTCACGTTCGTGCTGCGCCGGCTGCTCCGCGGGGAGGCATGA
- a CDS encoding XdhC family protein, with the protein MTKASHAEATLSRDLFALAADLRQRGVPFVLATVIWTQSPTSAKPGAKGIVTADGALFGWVGGSCAQPAVMREAMAALHDGRARILRIDPVGSPDQPPRPGVIVAPMTCHSEGALEIFLEPFLPAPQLLIYGESPVADALLRLGKAMGYWVVALRPGASGAPAEVDEWLDSLDPGDRPRRRPTVAVVASLGAYDEDAIEAALRAGVTFVELVASRKRFRAIRETLARSLPETLLERVKAPAGLDIQATSPEEIAVSILAELIAAKSVWRNTWRPEEAGARTELPTREAIDPVCGMTVNTESARHVVDYRGQRYFFCCPACRRLFEADPEAYLSTTR; encoded by the coding sequence ATGACGAAGGCAAGTCATGCCGAAGCAACACTGTCACGTGACCTCTTCGCGCTGGCGGCTGATCTCCGCCAGCGCGGGGTACCTTTCGTTCTCGCAACGGTGATCTGGACCCAGAGTCCGACCTCAGCGAAGCCGGGGGCGAAAGGTATCGTGACCGCAGACGGCGCACTCTTCGGCTGGGTCGGTGGGAGTTGTGCTCAGCCCGCCGTCATGCGAGAGGCGATGGCTGCCTTGCACGATGGACGAGCGCGGATCCTGCGGATCGATCCTGTTGGCTCTCCCGACCAACCGCCCCGGCCAGGCGTCATTGTCGCTCCCATGACGTGTCACAGCGAAGGAGCACTCGAGATTTTCTTGGAACCGTTTCTCCCGGCACCGCAACTCTTGATCTACGGCGAGAGTCCGGTCGCTGACGCGCTTCTCCGCTTGGGCAAGGCGATGGGCTACTGGGTGGTCGCCCTGCGCCCTGGGGCGAGCGGAGCGCCGGCTGAGGTCGATGAATGGCTGGATAGCCTGGATCCGGGCGATCGACCGCGAAGGCGGCCGACCGTCGCTGTCGTCGCCAGCCTCGGTGCGTACGACGAGGACGCGATCGAAGCCGCGCTGCGTGCCGGTGTCACCTTCGTCGAACTGGTAGCCAGTCGGAAGCGATTCCGAGCGATCCGCGAGACCTTGGCACGATCGCTGCCGGAAACCTTGCTGGAGCGGGTCAAAGCGCCGGCCGGACTCGACATCCAGGCCACGAGCCCGGAGGAAATCGCGGTCAGCATTCTGGCTGAACTCATCGCCGCCAAGTCAGTTTGGCGGAACACCTGGCGTCCAGAAGAAGCTGGCGCACGCACCGAGCTTCCCACCCGCGAGGCGATCGATCCGGTCTGTGGGATGACGGTGAACACGGAGAGCGCTCGGCATGTCGTCGACTACCGAGGACAGCGGTACTTCTTCTGCTGCCCAGCCTGTCGCCGCCTGTTCGAGGCGGATCCAGAGGCCTACCTGAGCACAACGCGATAG
- a CDS encoding aerobic carbon-monoxide dehydrogenase large subunit: protein MTATAVRGIGVPVKRKEDPRFIRGKGTYVDDVKLPGMLYMDIVRSPYAHARIKRIDVSKARAMPGVIDVITGEELAKANLAWMPTLMGDRQMVLPTDRVVYYAQEVAAVIATDRYIAADAVLAVEVEYEPLPPVLDPFEALKPDAPLVRPDRDQKTNHIWHWEAGDKEKTDRIFQEAEVVVAQDLYIPRIHVASIETCGCVANYDPATDKLTIWMTSQAPHAHRTVFSLVTGIPEHKIRVISPDIGGGFGGKVPVYPGYVIATYATLKHKKPIKWIEDRSENLQADSFARDYHIHAELAANRDGKIRALRVKVLADHGAFDAAANPSRFPAGLFSVCTGSYDMEAAHVEVDGVYTTKPPGGVAYRCSFRVTEAVHTIERMVDILADELGMDPAEIRFKNFIQPHQFPYKSPTGWEYDSGNYPAALQKALDMIGYRELRREQAERRARGELMGIGISTFTEIVGAGPSHTFDILGIKMFDSAEIRVHPTGAVIVRIGVQTQGQGHETTFAQIVAEELGIPVEYITVEHGDTDTAPYGLGTYASRSTPTAGAATAVAARKIREKARLIAAHLLEVSPDDLEWKDYAFRVKGAPDRYKTMQEIAFAAYTNFPLGLEPGLEAECYYDPPNLTFPFGAYVCVVDIDRGTGQVKIREFLAVDDCGTIINPMIVEGQIHGGLTMGMAPALFEEIVYDENGTMLSGTFMDYLLPTAVETPHWKTAKTVTPSPHHPLGAKGVGESPTIGAPPAIVNAVVDALSHLGVRHIDIPITPAKLYRILQEKGVAE from the coding sequence ATGACAGCGACAGCTGTTCGCGGTATCGGCGTTCCAGTCAAGCGGAAGGAAGATCCGCGGTTCATTCGCGGGAAGGGAACCTACGTCGACGACGTCAAACTGCCCGGCATGCTCTACATGGACATCGTTCGTAGTCCATATGCCCATGCGCGCATCAAGCGCATCGACGTGTCCAAAGCACGAGCGATGCCGGGCGTGATCGACGTGATCACTGGCGAAGAGTTGGCCAAGGCCAATCTCGCGTGGATGCCCACGCTCATGGGCGACCGACAAATGGTCTTGCCGACTGACCGCGTGGTCTACTACGCACAGGAAGTCGCGGCTGTCATTGCCACCGATCGCTATATTGCCGCCGATGCCGTGCTCGCAGTCGAAGTCGAGTACGAGCCGCTGCCGCCGGTGCTGGATCCCTTCGAAGCGCTCAAGCCGGACGCACCGCTGGTACGCCCCGATCGAGACCAGAAGACGAACCACATCTGGCATTGGGAAGCAGGGGACAAGGAGAAGACCGATCGCATCTTCCAAGAAGCGGAGGTGGTCGTCGCTCAGGATCTGTACATACCGCGGATCCACGTCGCTTCGATCGAAACCTGCGGCTGCGTCGCCAACTATGACCCAGCGACTGACAAGCTGACGATTTGGATGACCTCGCAGGCCCCACACGCGCACCGGACGGTCTTCTCGCTGGTTACAGGGATTCCGGAACACAAGATCCGAGTGATTTCGCCCGATATCGGAGGAGGATTCGGCGGTAAGGTGCCGGTCTACCCCGGCTACGTCATCGCGACCTACGCGACGCTCAAACACAAGAAGCCGATCAAGTGGATCGAGGATCGCTCCGAGAACTTGCAGGCTGATTCCTTTGCCCGCGACTATCACATCCACGCCGAGCTCGCAGCCAATCGGGACGGCAAGATCAGGGCGCTGCGCGTCAAGGTGCTGGCCGATCACGGTGCCTTCGATGCAGCAGCCAATCCATCGCGTTTCCCGGCTGGCCTGTTCAGCGTCTGTACGGGCTCCTACGACATGGAAGCAGCGCACGTCGAAGTCGACGGTGTCTACACCACGAAGCCGCCGGGAGGCGTCGCCTATCGCTGCTCGTTCCGCGTGACCGAAGCAGTGCACACGATCGAGCGGATGGTCGATATCCTGGCTGATGAACTCGGCATGGATCCGGCAGAAATCCGCTTCAAGAATTTCATCCAACCGCACCAATTCCCGTACAAGTCGCCAACCGGCTGGGAGTACGACAGCGGGAATTATCCGGCAGCGCTGCAAAAAGCGCTGGACATGATCGGGTATCGAGAACTGCGTCGCGAGCAGGCCGAGCGGCGGGCGCGCGGTGAGCTGATGGGGATCGGCATCTCGACGTTCACCGAGATCGTGGGTGCTGGCCCCTCACACACCTTCGACATTCTCGGCATCAAGATGTTCGACAGTGCGGAGATCCGGGTACATCCGACGGGCGCCGTGATCGTCCGGATCGGAGTCCAGACACAAGGGCAGGGACACGAGACCACGTTCGCCCAGATCGTCGCCGAAGAGCTCGGTATCCCGGTCGAATACATCACCGTTGAACATGGAGACACGGACACGGCACCGTATGGGCTCGGCACATACGCGAGCCGTAGCACGCCGACAGCCGGTGCAGCCACTGCGGTCGCTGCCCGCAAGATCCGGGAAAAGGCGCGGCTGATCGCGGCGCACCTTTTGGAGGTGAGCCCGGACGATCTGGAATGGAAGGATTACGCCTTCCGGGTGAAGGGAGCTCCTGATCGGTACAAGACGATGCAAGAGATCGCGTTTGCGGCCTACACGAATTTCCCGCTCGGGCTCGAACCAGGACTGGAAGCGGAATGCTACTACGATCCGCCCAATCTGACGTTCCCCTTCGGTGCTTACGTCTGCGTCGTGGACATCGATCGCGGTACGGGCCAGGTCAAGATCCGAGAGTTCCTGGCGGTCGATGACTGTGGCACGATCATCAACCCGATGATCGTCGAGGGCCAGATTCATGGTGGGCTGACGATGGGTATGGCACCGGCGCTCTTCGAGGAGATCGTCTACGACGAGAACGGAACCATGCTCAGCGGTACCTTCATGGACTATCTCCTGCCCACGGCAGTCGAAACACCCCACTGGAAGACGGCCAAGACGGTCACGCCCTCCCCCCATCATCCGCTCGGTGCCAAGGGCGTCGGTGAGAGCCCGACGATCGGCGCACCACCAGCGATCGTCAACGCCGTGGTCGATGCACTGAGCCATCTCGGGGTGCGCCATATCGACATCCCGATCACGCCAGCCAAGCTGTACCGGATTCTCCAAGAGAAGGGTGTGGCGGAGTGA
- a CDS encoding (2Fe-2S)-binding protein: MERVPITVTVNGRTYTAEVEPRLLLVHFIRDVLNLTGTHIGCDTTSCGACTVIWNGRPVKSCTVFAVQADGTEILTVEGLERDGQLHPVQEGFWEEHGLQCGYCTPGMMMTAVALLAENPDPTEEEIRAAISGNLCRCTGYVNIVKAIQYAARKMRESATAGVGGA, encoded by the coding sequence ATGGAACGTGTGCCGATCACAGTTACCGTCAATGGGCGGACGTACACCGCCGAAGTCGAACCGCGGCTTTTGCTCGTCCATTTCATTCGCGATGTCCTCAACCTCACGGGCACGCATATCGGCTGCGACACGACCAGCTGCGGTGCCTGCACGGTCATTTGGAACGGGCGTCCCGTCAAGTCATGTACGGTCTTCGCCGTACAAGCTGACGGAACCGAGATCCTGACCGTCGAGGGTCTGGAGCGTGATGGCCAGCTGCACCCGGTCCAAGAAGGCTTTTGGGAAGAGCATGGACTGCAGTGCGGCTACTGCACACCGGGAATGATGATGACCGCCGTCGCGTTGCTCGCGGAAAATCCTGATCCAACCGAGGAAGAGATCCGGGCGGCGATTTCCGGCAATCTCTGCCGCTGTACCGGCTATGTCAACATCGTCAAGGCGATCCAGTACGCAGCACGCAAGATGCGCGAAAGCGCCACAGCAGGTGTGGGAGGAGCGTGA
- a CDS encoding FAD binding domain-containing protein: protein MIPGPFRYRRVSSVEEAVSLLAQLGSDAKVLSGGQSLIPMMKFRLAEPNYVIDINRVPGLDFLEERDGLLRIGALVRESTLERSPLIRERYPILHDTALVIADPLVRNLATVGGNLAHGDPANDHPATMLALRAQVVANGPKGERVIPIDEFFVDTFVTALEPDELLTEIRIPVSPPRSGGAYLKFERKVGDYAIAAAAAFLALDESGLIVQAGIGLTNLAYKPLRATAAEQVLIGQPPSDELFREAAERAAQATDPVSDLRGPADYKRAVARTMVFRALRRALERAQANG from the coding sequence ATGATTCCCGGGCCATTTCGCTATCGCCGGGTATCGTCCGTGGAGGAAGCAGTCTCGCTGCTCGCACAGCTCGGAAGCGACGCCAAGGTTCTGAGTGGCGGGCAGAGTCTCATTCCCATGATGAAGTTTCGGCTCGCTGAACCGAATTACGTGATCGACATCAATCGGGTACCAGGGCTTGACTTTCTCGAAGAGCGCGATGGGCTCTTGCGTATCGGCGCGCTGGTGCGCGAATCGACCCTCGAGCGTTCGCCGCTGATCCGCGAGCGGTACCCGATCCTCCACGACACAGCACTGGTGATCGCCGATCCACTGGTCCGTAATCTCGCCACAGTCGGGGGTAACCTGGCGCACGGCGATCCGGCCAATGACCATCCGGCAACCATGCTCGCGCTCCGTGCACAGGTCGTCGCGAACGGCCCAAAGGGAGAACGCGTCATACCGATCGATGAGTTCTTCGTGGACACGTTCGTCACCGCGCTGGAACCCGACGAGCTGCTCACCGAAATCCGTATCCCGGTCTCTCCACCACGCTCGGGAGGAGCATATCTCAAATTCGAGCGTAAAGTCGGCGACTACGCAATCGCCGCTGCCGCGGCGTTTTTGGCGCTGGACGAAAGTGGGCTTATCGTCCAGGCGGGTATCGGTTTGACCAATCTGGCCTACAAGCCGCTTCGTGCGACGGCAGCCGAGCAGGTCCTGATCGGCCAGCCGCCGAGCGATGAGCTGTTCCGGGAAGCAGCTGAACGCGCCGCGCAGGCAACCGATCCGGTCAGCGACTTACGCGGCCCAGCGGATTACAAACGAGCGGTTGCCCGGACGATGGTGTTCCGTGCCTTGCGTCGAGCGCTCGAGCGAGCACAAGCCAACGGATGA